A single window of Balaenoptera ricei isolate mBalRic1 chromosome 15, mBalRic1.hap2, whole genome shotgun sequence DNA harbors:
- the GDPD3 gene encoding lysophospholipase D GDPD3 isoform X3: MSPLLYYALPALSSYVMLSIFFLRRPRLLHTPWVSAFCPRLGAHRGGSGERLENTMEAMENAMAQKADLLELDCQLTRDGVVVVSHDKNLYRQSGVNRDVGSLDFEELPLYKEELEVYFSPGHFAHGSDRHMVRLEDVFRRFPWTPMSLEVKEQNEELIRKIAGLVRHYERDEITIWASEKSSVMKKCKAANPEMPTAFTISRGFWVLLLYYLGLLPFISIPERFLISFLPTIINRETQGADHDTTSPQDLLPIFLLWAESAGGCGFQMAYHEEKSDPTPGAARGAGGILVP, translated from the exons ATGAGCCCTCTGCTGTACTACGCCCTTCCCGCCCTGAGCAGCTATGTCATGCTCTCCATCTTCTTCCTGCGCCGGCCTCGCCTGCTGCATACGCCATGGGTTTCAGCCTTCTGTCCCCGCCTGGGGGCCCACCGGGGAG GATCTGGAGAGCGCCTGGAGAACACCATGGAGGCCATGGAGAA CGCCATGGCCCAGAAAGCCGACCTCCTGGAGCTCGACTGCCAGCTGACTCGGGACGGCGTGGTGGTGGTGTCACACGACAAGAACCTGTACCGCCAGTCAGGCGTGAATAGGGATGTGGGCAGCCTGGACTTTGAG GAGCTGCCCCTCTACAAGGAAGAGCTGGAGGTTTACTTCTCGCCGG GCCACTTTGCACACGGGTCAGACAGGCACATGGTGCGTCTGGAGGACGTGTTCCGGAGGTTCCCGTGGACGCCCATGAGCTTGGAAGTCAAAGAGCAAAATGAAGAGCTCATTCGCAAG ataGCGGGCCTGGTGAGGCACTATGAACGCGATGAAATCACCATCTGGGCCTCGGAGAAGAGCTCAGTCATGAAGAAGTGCAAGGCTGCT AACCCCGAGATGCCCACCGCCTTCACAATAAGCCGAGGATTCTGGGTGCTGCTGCTCTATTACCTGGGGCTGCTGCCCTTCATCTCGATCCCTGAGAGGTTCCTCATCTCTTTCCTGCCCACCATCATCAACAG AGAGACCCAAGGGGCTGACCACGACACCACCTCTCCACAGGACCTACTTCCCATTTTCCTGCTCTGGGCTGAATCAGCTGGCGGCTGTGGTTTCCAAATG gcTTATCATGAGGAAAAGTCTGATCCAACACCTGGAGCAGCGAGGGGTGCAG GTGGTATTTTGGTGCCTTAA
- the GDPD3 gene encoding lysophospholipase D GDPD3 isoform X1: MSPLLYYALPALSSYVMLSIFFLRRPRLLHTPWVSAFCPRLGAHRGGSGERLENTMEAMENAMAQKADLLELDCQLTRDGVVVVSHDKNLYRQSGVNRDVGSLDFEELPLYKEELEVYFSPGHFAHGSDRHMVRLEDVFRRFPWTPMSLEVKEQNEELIRKIAGLVRHYERDEITIWASEKSSVMKKCKAANPEMPTAFTISRGFWVLLLYYLGLLPFISIPERFLISFLPTIINRTYFPFSCSGLNQLAAVVSKWLIMRKSLIQHLEQRGVQVVFWCLNEESDFEVAFRLGATGVITDYPTALRRYLDHHGPPALAS, encoded by the exons ATGAGCCCTCTGCTGTACTACGCCCTTCCCGCCCTGAGCAGCTATGTCATGCTCTCCATCTTCTTCCTGCGCCGGCCTCGCCTGCTGCATACGCCATGGGTTTCAGCCTTCTGTCCCCGCCTGGGGGCCCACCGGGGAG GATCTGGAGAGCGCCTGGAGAACACCATGGAGGCCATGGAGAA CGCCATGGCCCAGAAAGCCGACCTCCTGGAGCTCGACTGCCAGCTGACTCGGGACGGCGTGGTGGTGGTGTCACACGACAAGAACCTGTACCGCCAGTCAGGCGTGAATAGGGATGTGGGCAGCCTGGACTTTGAG GAGCTGCCCCTCTACAAGGAAGAGCTGGAGGTTTACTTCTCGCCGG GCCACTTTGCACACGGGTCAGACAGGCACATGGTGCGTCTGGAGGACGTGTTCCGGAGGTTCCCGTGGACGCCCATGAGCTTGGAAGTCAAAGAGCAAAATGAAGAGCTCATTCGCAAG ataGCGGGCCTGGTGAGGCACTATGAACGCGATGAAATCACCATCTGGGCCTCGGAGAAGAGCTCAGTCATGAAGAAGTGCAAGGCTGCT AACCCCGAGATGCCCACCGCCTTCACAATAAGCCGAGGATTCTGGGTGCTGCTGCTCTATTACCTGGGGCTGCTGCCCTTCATCTCGATCCCTGAGAGGTTCCTCATCTCTTTCCTGCCCACCATCATCAACAG GACCTACTTCCCATTTTCCTGCTCTGGGCTGAATCAGCTGGCGGCTGTGGTTTCCAAATG gcTTATCATGAGGAAAAGTCTGATCCAACACCTGGAGCAGCGAGGGGTGCAG GTGGTATTTTGGTGCCTTAACGAAGAGTCAGATTTTGAAGTGGCCTTCCGCCTGGGGGCCACTGGCGTCATAACTGACTACCCGACAGCCCTGAGGCGCTACCTGGACCACCATGGACCACCTGCCCTGGCCTCCTAA
- the GDPD3 gene encoding lysophospholipase D GDPD3 isoform X2 codes for MSCSPSSSCAGLACCIRHGFQPSVPAWGPTGELPHTGSGERLENTMEAMENAMAQKADLLELDCQLTRDGVVVVSHDKNLYRQSGVNRDVGSLDFEELPLYKEELEVYFSPGHFAHGSDRHMVRLEDVFRRFPWTPMSLEVKEQNEELIRKIAGLVRHYERDEITIWASEKSSVMKKCKAANPEMPTAFTISRGFWVLLLYYLGLLPFISIPERFLISFLPTIINRTYFPFSCSGLNQLAAVVSKWLIMRKSLIQHLEQRGVQVVFWCLNEESDFEVAFRLGATGVITDYPTALRRYLDHHGPPALAS; via the exons ATGTCATGCTCTCCATCTTCTTCCTGCGCCGGCCTCGCCTGCTGCATACGCCATGGGTTTCAGCCTTCTGTCCCCGCCTGGGGGCCCACCGGGGAG CTGCCCCACACAGGATCTGGAGAGCGCCTGGAGAACACCATGGAGGCCATGGAGAA CGCCATGGCCCAGAAAGCCGACCTCCTGGAGCTCGACTGCCAGCTGACTCGGGACGGCGTGGTGGTGGTGTCACACGACAAGAACCTGTACCGCCAGTCAGGCGTGAATAGGGATGTGGGCAGCCTGGACTTTGAG GAGCTGCCCCTCTACAAGGAAGAGCTGGAGGTTTACTTCTCGCCGG GCCACTTTGCACACGGGTCAGACAGGCACATGGTGCGTCTGGAGGACGTGTTCCGGAGGTTCCCGTGGACGCCCATGAGCTTGGAAGTCAAAGAGCAAAATGAAGAGCTCATTCGCAAG ataGCGGGCCTGGTGAGGCACTATGAACGCGATGAAATCACCATCTGGGCCTCGGAGAAGAGCTCAGTCATGAAGAAGTGCAAGGCTGCT AACCCCGAGATGCCCACCGCCTTCACAATAAGCCGAGGATTCTGGGTGCTGCTGCTCTATTACCTGGGGCTGCTGCCCTTCATCTCGATCCCTGAGAGGTTCCTCATCTCTTTCCTGCCCACCATCATCAACAG GACCTACTTCCCATTTTCCTGCTCTGGGCTGAATCAGCTGGCGGCTGTGGTTTCCAAATG gcTTATCATGAGGAAAAGTCTGATCCAACACCTGGAGCAGCGAGGGGTGCAG GTGGTATTTTGGTGCCTTAACGAAGAGTCAGATTTTGAAGTGGCCTTCCGCCTGGGGGCCACTGGCGTCATAACTGACTACCCGACAGCCCTGAGGCGCTACCTGGACCACCATGGACCACCTGCCCTGGCCTCCTAA
- the YPEL3 gene encoding LOW QUALITY PROTEIN: protein yippee-like 3 (The sequence of the model RefSeq protein was modified relative to this genomic sequence to represent the inferred CDS: inserted 1 base in 1 codon): protein MCVALVLTAHXPPLQALGSLCSPWAAPRVGPLPPAPAMVRISKPKTFQAYLDDCHRRYSCAHCRAHLANHDDLISKSFQGSQGRAYLFNSVVNVGCGPAEERVLLTGLHAVADIHCENCKTTLGWKYEQAFESSQKYKEGKYIIELNHMIKDNGWD, encoded by the exons ATGTGTGTGGCCCTGGTCCTGACAGCCC TCCCTCCGCTGCAGGCACTGGGCTCCCTCTGCTCCCCGTGGGCCGCTCCCCGCGTGGGGCCACTGCCCCCGGCCCCCGCCATGGTGCGGATTTCAAAGCCCAAGACGTTTCAGGCCTACTTGGATGATTGTCACCGGAGGTATAGCTGTGCCCACTGCCGTGCTCACCTGGCCAACCACGACGACCTCATCTCCAAG TCCTTCCAGGGTAGTCAGGGGCGTGCCTACCTCTTCAACTCTGT GGTGAACGTGGGCTGCGGGCCAGCCGAGGAGCGGGTGCTGCTGACAGGCCTCCATGCTGTTGCTGACATCCACTGCGAAAACTGCAAGACCACTTTGGGCTGGAAATAT gAACAGGCCTTCGAGAGCAGCCAGAAGTACAAAGAGGGGAAGTACATCATTGAACTCAACCACATGATCAAAGACAATGGCTGGGACTGA
- the TBX6 gene encoding T-box transcription factor TBX6, whose product MYHPRELYPSLGTGYRLGPPQPGADSSFPPALAEGYRYPDLDTPKLDCFLSGIEAAPRTLAAPPPLPPLPPTLGTEPPPPAPEGLHPLPGVSLSLENRELWKEFNSVGTEMIITKAGRRMFPACRVSVTGLDPEARYLFLLDVVPVDGARYRWQGRRWEPSGKAEPRLPDRVYIHPDSPATGAHWMRQPVSFHRVKLTNSTLDPHGHLILHSMHKYQPRIHLVRAAQLCSQHWGGVASFRFPETMFISVTAYQNPRITQLKIAANPFAKGFRENGRNCKRERDARVKRKLRGPEPVATATYGSGDAPGGPCDSTLGGDVRESDPEQAPAPGEAAPAPAPPCGGPSAEAYLLHPAAFHGAPGHLPTRNPSFPEAPDSGRPAPYSAAFLELQPGPAGSGYPAAAPSASFASHFLQGGPFPLPYPGPGAYLDVGSKPMY is encoded by the exons ATGTACCATCCACGAGAGTTGTACCCCTCCCTGGGGACCGGCTACCGCCTAGGGCCTCCCCAGCCCGGAGCAGATTCCAGCTTCCCGCCTGCCCTGGCAGAGGGCTACCGCTACCCCG ATCTGGACACGCCCAAACTGGATTGCTTCCTCTCCGGGATTGAGGCTGCTCCCCGAACTCTGGCTGCTCCCCCACCTCTACCCCCGCTGCCCCCAACCCTGGGCACTGAGCCGCCCCCTCCAGCCCCAGAGGGCCTTCATCCACTCCCTGGAGTCAGCCTGAGCCTGGAGAACCGGGAGTTGTGGAAAGAGTTCAACTCCGTGGGAACAGAGATGATCATCACCAAAGCTGGGAG GCGCATGTTCCCTGCTTGCCGAGTATCAGTCACTGGCCTGGACCCCGAGGCCCGCTACCTGTTTCTTCTGGATGTGGTTCCGGTGGATGGGGCTCGCTACCGCTGGCAGGGCCGGCGCTGGGAGCCCAGCGGCAAGGCAGAGCCCCGCCTGCCTGACCGCGTTTACATTCATCCTGACTCCCCTGCCACCGGTGCCCACTGGATGcggcagcctgtgtctttccatcGTGTCAAGCTCACCAACAGCACACTGGACCCCCATGGCCAC CTGATCTTGCACTCCATGCATAAGTATCAGCCCCGCATACACCTGGTGCGGGCCGCCCAGCTTTGCAGCCAACACTGGGGGGGCGTTGCCTCCTTCCGCTTCCCCGAGACCATGTTCATCTCCGTGACAGCCTACCAGAACCCACGG ATCACACAACTGAAGATTGCAGCCAACCCCTTTGCCAAGGGCTTCCGGGAGAATGGCAGAAACTGTAAGAG GGAGCGAGACGCCCGTGTGAAGAGGAAACTGCGGGGCCCAGAGCCAGTAGCCACAGCGACCTACGGGAGTGGAG ATGCACCAGGTGGTCCCTGTGATTCCACACTGGGTGGGGACGTTCGTGAGTCAGATCCAGAGCAGGCCCCAGCGCCCGGGGAagctgccccagccccagctcctccctgTGGTGGCCCCAGTGCTGAGGCCTACCTTCTGCACCCTGCAGCTTTCCATGGGGCCCCTGGTCACCTTCCAACCAG GAACCCCAGCTTCCCCGAGGCTCCAGACTCTGGGCGCCCAGCCCCCTACTCAGCCGCCTTCCTGGAGCTGCAGCCCGGGCCAGCAGGCTCAGGATACCCAGCAGCGGCACCCTCAGCGTCCTTTGCCTCGCACTTCCTCCAAGGGggccccttccctctgccctacCCTGGGCCTGGGGCTTACCTGGATGTGGGCTCCAAACCAATGTACTGA